The Tachysurus vachellii isolate PV-2020 chromosome 10, HZAU_Pvac_v1, whole genome shotgun sequence genomic sequence TGGTTTCTTCCCTCAAACCATCAGGCTTCTCAACAAACAGAACTAAACTATACCGAAAACAGTCACACCCAACCATTGCCTATTTTcgaccgaggcagtttgagtgctggttcggagccagagcttaattttctttctttttcgacagccgaagcaccggctctgaaccaggaaaagtggttcttacaGTAAGTAGCActgctggtctacacttaagaaccgcttgtgtcaggggctgtgggcggggctactgttagcgcatttgataatgtactttaagtatactaatgtttaatacactttaactttaccgcgatatgattaattatcagcacacatgatagtaggtagctacatgctaaggcaaacttttttctgtgttaatgataaaataacgttatgtactttcttgattataacctccgtttatacagattacatggagctgcacgtacacgttggattcgccgcgtttggatgccaatgtatgttcacaaagccatgagcattaacagtaaagcaacatccaccattgttgttgTAATTGTATTTGCCGCTGCTGCgttaacgttgctgggacacgtgacacgtatacagtgacgtcagactcggctctgcggcggctctctagccgatggaaaggcaaaccggttcttagaaggttcgccagtggaaccaacgttgaaccagcactagctctgaaccagcacccggttctttttggtggaaaagggggaCGTGTGAACTACACCGGACTATACGAATCAATCACTTCCATACCAGTAGCTGCTATATAAGCTGTATTAGCCGAGAAGTGATTTCTTTTTATAGAAGGTAGCCTCTATGGAAATGCTTTGATGGAACAAAATGGGCAAATGTGTTGTATTTATACAAAACTAAATTACAAAACCTGAAATTGATGCACAAAACCTGTCCTACTCCGAAAATTTCTTTACAgaaagttttattattactttgatttattaatgaatcaaatatactaaaaatattaatttatagtaACATTTCATATTGtggagcacatcagagggacagctcggGTTGGCTGTTTTTGGGGACGAggacagagaggctagattgacatggtttggacatgtataGAGGAAGGAGATAGTTATATTGGTAGATGGATGTtgggagatggagctgccaggtaagaggtcaagaggaaggacaaataggagatatatggatgtgttgaaagaggacatgaaggtaagaGGTGCGAGAATAGAGGATGTTGATGATCGAGTTAgctggaaacagatgatttgctgtggtgacccctaacgggaaaagctgaaagtagaaCAACAACAGTTCGTGTTGTGGAACATCCTTCACtcctgtttatatataaatatataaaggaaaaaaagtgtttttcctCTGCAGCctctcactttatttatttatttttttaagttaatgaggcaaaaaaaaaaaaaaaaccacaacatGCCACATTGCAGAGAATCTGTAAAGCCCTGCAACCCTGAAGTTCTTTCTCATGGCAGAGACCTTAAAGTAAAAGCCAAAGAAACATCTCAGCTCAGAAAACTGCACCATAACAAAATGAGATGTATTGCTTCATAAAATACTACATTTCAATTTGACTATGTGCATTAATTGTATACTGATTAACTGCATTAATAGAATTGATTGAATTACAACTGAATTATGGAACTGCTGtctgagctgctgctgtagaACATTAATGTGGTATAAATACATCTTCCCTCACCATTATACCAGCAGACcagtatattattatacactaaatatatATGGCACTTACATACTTATTAGGTTTGTATACAGTTGCAGTAATTGCTGCTTTACACAGATTTCTACTGTGTATGGAGTTTGGCTATGGAGTCATCAgtcaattaaacaaaaaaaaaaaagaaatgtatgcACATTAACACAAAGTGTGTATGCACTTGATATTTGTGCAACACACTATACAAGAAATGTGTTTGGTGATGTTCTCGCTCCGTTGTACCTAATGAACTGGCAATTCAATGTATGTACAGTTTCCTTTCTGTTTCTCAGCAGCTTTTCAGTCACAAAGTTACTAAATAGAAAAAAGTTACACTTCAGAACATTGTGCTCGTCTGACCGAAgctctaaatgtttttttttttcttcttccttgaCAACATGCTGCCTTTCTTTAAGCACCGTTTGTTTGCTTCTACTCCAAAATCATGTGCCCTACCTGGCTGAGCCCTAGGAAGGTGATCATAGCCAGAACAGGAGCAGCCAAGGCAAAGATCAGCAGGTGTTTTCTGATCCGGTTTCTCTCTAAACCTGCGTGCATTAGGAAAGAGACGAGGCCAAAGGCAGCAGGAGCCTGTTGAGCACAGAGATAAAACGTTTTAAAGCAACCCAGAGGCTCACATTTCCTCCAGCATGGGCAAAAATCACAAATAATGTTTTTGATTCTGACCGAGACCTGCATAATACCCTCATAATActgactaaaataaaaacaacaataattctTGCTTCAGTGATCATTTATCACAGTTATTCAACCTGCGTAggcaaaaaaatattaaaaaatacaaaattataatAAGCCTGTGGTCCTTCTTATGTGTATATTAATTATGggtttacaaaaatatacatatagcaAATAAAAAAGGCTTATTATAAGCACTGCAAACAAATGGCTGGAAGGACAAAGGACAGagcaaatgttttcttttcttaacgATCTGTAACTGGAATTGTCTTTATTCAAATAAACCACAGCACGAACTAAGagcaaacaaagaaaagaaaaaagggttatttgtttttatttgtctaaTAGTCTATAGGACAGTTGTACAGTGATTAAAAACCGGTTTACCTTATGAAGCATGATGGCGACAAATACAATGAGCTGGACGCTAGTCTGAGAGGTAGAAGCTGCTGCTCCGAGTGCAACTCCGTCAGCTGGAGAGACAAACGCGTCACGTATGTTTTTATCAGAAATGCGTACACACGTCTAAGCAAAGCAGAATCATATAAATCATCAAGTATGTTGCATGTATACAATACACAACTAAACCCTAAGGAGGATTTGTCTTGGCTGTATTTATTCACCTGCCGCATGGACAACCAGGCCAAGTGTAGTGGTGATTTTAGAGCTGGCTGCTCTCGCTGCCTCGGGGtctgtacacagacacaaaacccACTCAAAAGACGATCATATGGGAAACTGTACGTTTGTGAGTGAATCTGTGGCGCACTGACCATCGCTGCTGTGTATGTGCGAGCTGCCGATCTGGTCCACTAGTAACATGAAGACAAATCCCAACACAAGAGAGAAGCCAATGAAGGCATGGAGTTCCTGATGACTGTGCTCGTGGTCGTGACTCGGCCCTACCACCGACTCGGCGGCTTTCTGCCCCGGTGCAGACACCTCGGCCTGACTGTGAGCGTGGTGTCCTGCTGGAGGAGGCAGAAAtacaaaacagttttattttttaaatattaaaaacccTTTTCCAGTGAAAGAGAATAATTCATAGTAGTTGTGCGATTAATATGCAAGTCGAGTTGACTGTAAATGCATCTGAGGAGGAAAAATCTTATTTCGTTTTACAGCTTGGtctaatttatacaactgagtagttgagggttaagaaccttgctcaagggcccagctgTGGCACCTTGGttgtgctgggatttgaactcacctTCTGTTCAGTAttccaataccttaaccactgagctagcaCTGCCCTAAGATGTCAATCAAGCTCAAACATGATGATTCTAAAAGTCTatgaaaacattattttcacatttgcatttaaggcatttggcagatgcccttataaaGAATATATCCTGCtcctggttcactaggtcacagactaaaaTACTATCAGCCTAAACACTATGTTTGGCCTCTAGACACCTAACATGATATCAGGCTGCTAACAATATGTAGATGACTGTCCGAGTGGACAGTTCCAAGTTTCCTTCATCATCAGACTGACACCGAAGCTTCTATAATATAAAGGATAATTAAAGGATAGAAAAAAACAGTGCATTAActtaaacctgtgatttgtcttgCATTTACTGTAAGGGCTGCAGAATCAACATCTGTGAAATCAGAACTGAGCCTTCAACAGCACTGTTGTATTACAGTTATTAATCTTATCTTTACACCCTTGAATAACTTGCTGTTGCTCAGGATTGCAAAACATCAGAGGCATTAATATGGCGTGCCTTTAAATAACTTTTGTCTTTGCTCTTCCTATGTGACATCAGTGCTATGTCTGCAGAAACTGTGTTCATAGCAGTACAGAGGACTGGATCAGATTTAAAAAGATGTAAAATTAGATCTAATATCGATCAAATCAGCGTTTCAGGTCGGCATCAGCACATCACCGTTTCAGTATCAGTATCGGATCAGATTCAGTGAAAACCTGGCTTTAATCTAACAAGTTGGTCTAtagagcattttattattttgtctcaAGTCTCAATAAGAATCTTTTCAGCTTTACTTGGGTTACAGTGCAGTCAGAAGATTTTACTCAAACATAGATAAAATATTGATGTCAGAAGAATCAGTTAAAAGAGCTCTGTCTGACTAGTTCTGTAATCGCATAGGTGTACAAACTTTACAGACTTGGTATaatgtttggtttgtttgtgcGAGAAAGAgcgaaagtgtgtgtgagagagagagagagagagagagagagagagagagagagagagagagagaaacacagagagagaaacacagagagagagagagagagagagagagagagagagagagagagagagagagaaatacagagagagaaacacagagagagagagagagagagagagagagagagagagaaatacagagagagaaacacagagagagagagagagagagagagagagagagagagagagagagagagagagagagaaatacagagagagaaacacagagagagagagagagagagagaaacacagagagagaaacacagagagagagagagacacggacagagagacacggacagagagacacggacagagagacacggagagagagacacggacagagagacacggagagagagacacggagagagagacacggagagagagacacggagagagagacacggagagagagacactcacCCTCTAGCACCTCCTCATACAGTGCATGGACTCCCTCAGGAATAATGACAGCCAGAGCAGTACCACATAAGAGACCTGCTCCCAAAACTGTCACAAGCTTCAGCTTTTCCTGAAGATCAGAGAGGAcaagaaatgtaaatacagaaaaactttaacaacaacaaaaaacccagaataaacaacaataataaatcaaataaaaaatacaataaaagtcttaaataatacaatacaattagaTTGGCCCACATTGTCCAAATGTCCAATCACCATAGTTTCACAGCGTCCCACCCTCACACTTGCCACTTTATTATAAACTCTAAACTTTAAAACTGaagcttaaagtaaaaaaaatgactgtttCTTTTATAGCTTTTGTCATCGCTTTAAAAAACGAGTGTAAACAAAACTTTAGTTTTCATCAAACGACTTTTTTTCCCTCAAGAAAAGAGTTAGCAACATTGCTAAAAGTTGATCACTAAACGCACGTGAGCACAAAAACATTAAAGCAAACTTAACAAAACTTTTATAAATCCCTTTTAGCTCTGTTTTTCTTGTGCAAAAACCATTAACTCACATGTTTACTAAAAAAAGATTACGTTTAAAGCAAGAGATTGTTTATTGTAGTCATATAGTCCAAAATAAATACtactatttctttaaaaaaaaacgaataactAGGTGGTTTAAtcgttttattttacatttataatatatttccCTTTCATTTTCACCTCTGATTTGATGTGCTTGATTAAAACCGCGATATTTTTAGACCATAGACAGTTTAGTTTATCATATCGTTAGAATATCAGAGGTTCAGTATTGAACAGGAGCCTGATGGCTGGTGTGAACTTTGGTCAGAGATTTAAAGATGACTCTTAACATGCAAACATCACTCAGTTTTTTGTttgctatataaaaaaaaagcatttacagcagaattaaagaatgaatgaatgtcagtTGGGCGAAAAATTTCAATcaatcaacaaacaaataaaggctAGCAGCTGAGGAAGCTAAACGACTATCTAGCTAGGTGTTTTACAGCGTGATGTAAAATCACAATAAATCTTTAACTCACCTCGGAAAAGTTGACAGCCAGAGGAATTGTTCCTGCAACATAACATCCCACTAACATAGCCAGTGAAAGCAGGCTGATTGAACTGAAGTCGTCCATTTTCCACAATGTCTTATATCCTAACTAGCTTTATTACAAACctactagctagctagctagctagtctCTGCTAGCTAACGTCAATCCAAATCGTCTGTATTAAAGCTTAATTaaccaacacacaacacactgtagcTGATAAAATAATTGGATGCACGGTTAAGACTAATAAGTCCAGCAATGTCAACAAACAGAGAACTATTAAAAACCAAACGCGCTTATTCTTCGCCCTGGTGAGCAAAATTAGCGCTCGAAATGAACgtgttaatgatttaaaaaccgTGTAATTCAGATATGAAAGTATCGGATCCACACTGCAGCAGATAAACACGACTAACAAGAGTCAACTCAGGCGgttttgtttctgctgttgccacagtggcaaaaaaaaacctgtggcTCCCTTCACTTAAAGCACTTCCTATACCTAGCTAGCCTACCTAGCTAGCCTACCTAGCCAGCAAGCAACCCGTTTTACGGAAGTCTAATTAGTTTCCTAAGACACTAGCGTCGAAAACATTATTCTTAAATGAATATCCTAATGATAGAGATTAAATCTCTGTCCCAATTCCACAACCCATCAATAACTGATCATTTCAGCTTCGGTTAAAAAACGTCAACATGAATGCTGTAACGTTGGCAAACTGCGAACGCTTCCGGATCACagtgttcaaaataaaagctcGCACAGTTTAAGTGACAATTTCTGTATTACCGCACATGTAGAGAGCATGTCATGTACCCCATGTATATATAGAGAAATATACGCCGAATAAAACGCTACATAAGGCAAcactatttattcatttatattttattttactaatatttcactttagttaTGGTCCACAAGAGCAGGtcaaatgagagtgtgtgtgtgtgtttgtgtttgtgtgtgtgtgtgtgtgtgtgtgtgtgtgtgtgtgtgtgtgtgtgtgtgtgtgtgtgtgtgtgtgtgtgtgtgtgtgtgtgtgtgtgtgtgatggcttaGTGTCCCATCCAGATCAGATTCACCTTGACATTGTAACCCTGACAGTATATAGTGGTTACTGcagataaatgaattaatattttacctatttatttaattaggaaTTTTTTTCCTAACAATGTCAAGGATTATACAGGCTTatatactattattaatattataaggttaatattattattaatgcattattaatgCATGATTAacgtggggggcacggtggcttagtggttagcacgttcgcctcacacctccagggtcggggttcgattcccgcctccaccttgtgtgtgtggagtttgcatgttctccccgtgcctcgggggtttcctccgggtactccggtttcctcccccggtccaacgacatgcatggtaggttgattggcatctctggaaaattgtccctagtgtgtgattgtgtgagtgaatgagagtgtgtgtgtgccctgtgatgggttggcactccgtccagggtgtatcctgccttgatgcccgatgacgcctgagataggcacaggctccccgtgacccgaggtagttcggataagcggtagaagatgaatgaatgaatgaatgaatgattaac encodes the following:
- the slc39a9 gene encoding zinc transporter ZIP9 isoform X2, coding for MDDFSSISLLSLAMLVGCYVAGTIPLAVNFSEEKLKLVTVLGAGLLCGTALAVIIPEGVHALYEEVLEGHHAHSQAEVSAPGQKAAESVVGPSHDHEHSHQELHAFIGFSLVLGFVFMLLVDQIGSSHIHSSDDPEAARAASSKITTTLGLVVHAAADGVALGAAASTSQTSVQLIVFVAIMLHKAPAAFGLVSFLMHAGLERNRIRKHLLIFALAAPVLAMITFLGLSQSSKEALSNVNATGVAMLFSAGTFLYVATVHVLPEVGGTGGHSHSAGGGKGLSKLEVLALVIGCLIPLVLSVGHHH
- the slc39a9 gene encoding zinc transporter ZIP9 isoform X1, producing MDDFSSISLLSLAMLVGCYVAGTIPLAVNFSEEKLKLVTVLGAGLLCGTALAVIIPEGVHALYEEVLEAGHHAHSQAEVSAPGQKAAESVVGPSHDHEHSHQELHAFIGFSLVLGFVFMLLVDQIGSSHIHSSDDPEAARAASSKITTTLGLVVHAAADGVALGAAASTSQTSVQLIVFVAIMLHKAPAAFGLVSFLMHAGLERNRIRKHLLIFALAAPVLAMITFLGLSQSSKEALSNVNATGVAMLFSAGTFLYVATVHVLPEVGGTGGHSHSAGGGKGLSKLEVLALVIGCLIPLVLSVGHHH